TCAGCTCGTGAAGGACGGAAAGGTTGTGGGCTTTCTCTGGCTCGCCTGAGCCTTTTATTTTTTGGCCAGAAATATGAAAAATAAAAAAGTATGAAGATGGTAGAGATGGATGTTGTTGAGTTCATGAAGGAGAAGATGGTCTACATAGTGTTCACTCTCATCTTTGCCTCAACATACGCAGGTGTTTACCACCGCGACCTCTTCCTGTCCCTGAAGGGAACCCTCCCGGTAGCGCTCTTCATGATGCTCTTCCAGCCCATGGTCTTCATGGAGGTAAAGAGGGCGTTCACCGCGAGGACGGAGGTTAAGACGAAGTACCTCATACTGCTGACGCTGTTCTACCTCGCGCTTTTCCCCGCCCTCACGTGGCTCCTCCTGAAGTTCTGGCTCGCGGTAATGCCAGGAACAGACCCAAGACTGCTCGCAGGTATTGTTCTCATAAGCCTCTCACCGCTCCCCAGCTCGGCACCGGCCTTCACCAACCTCGCCGGTGGGAGGTTTCAGCTGACCCTCGTTGGAGTCATATGGACTTTCCTGCTCTCGCTCTTCGTGATGCCGGTCTACGCGAAGCTGATACTTCACGCAGTCATTCAGGTGCCCGTTGATGTGCTCCTCAAGTCCCTCGTCCTCTACATAATAACGCCCCTTATCATCGGCCAGCTGACAAAGTACGCCGTCCTCCGCTGGAAGGGTGTGGATGCGCTCATGTTCCTCAAAAAGCCCCTCGTTGGCGTTTCCCTCCTCGGCATGTACTGGATGGTCGTGGTGGTCTTCGGCATAAACGGGAAGGTGATAGTCGAGAGGCCAGAGCTGATACTTGTGGGGGCCATCATTATGAACGTCTATTTCCTCCTGCGCGCGGCCATAGCCTACTTCAGCGGAAAAGCTCTCAGCTTTCCCTTTGAGCAGAACGTTTCCCTGGTTTACTCCACCGGCTCCAACATGACCCTGGCAACGGCAATAGCAATAGGAACCTTCGGTTCGCTGGCGGCAGTTGGCACGGCTCTGGGTGGACCCTTCAGCGACATGCTCCTGATGATACTCTTCGTCAGGTTCTTCAACCTGCTGAAAAAGCGTATATACGTTGAAACCAATATTCCTGCAGGTGAAGAAACATGACTGACCCTGAGGTCTGCCTCATAACCTGCGGGGAGTCACTCTCCGAGCTGATTGCCGTTGAGGCATTGAAGGAACTTGGGGATGCTGCGGTGCTGTGCCCGCTCACTGCGATTACAAGGGGAGTCCCTGAGGTCATTGAAAGAATGAAGGCGGCCAGGTACGTTGTCCTCATTGATTCCTGTTCCCTGCGGTGCGCAAAGAAGACGGCCGATGAACTCGGCATCCACTATGACGAGTACATAAACCTTGAGGAGGAGCTTAACATTAAAACCCCCTGCTACGAGAACCCCTCAGTGGAGGCGGTTGATGACATAGGGCTTGGGGCCACTCATCTGGTCGAGAGGATAGGGGAACTTCTGAGCGATTGATGCACATTCCCTAAATCTAGACGGCTGTGGGCAACAAATAGAGGTACGTTTAACCTATAGTGCCTCATCCCTTTCTGCTCCTCAGTGCCCACTCTTGGTCAGCAAACTTTAAAACCTGTTAGGTTCGTCTAACATGTGAAAAATAACTAAAATGAAAGATATATCAGGTGATAGTGATGTTTAGAAAAATCCTGTTCCCCACGGATTTCAGCGAGGGGGCCTGCAGGGCGGTTGAAAAGTTTGAGAAGAGCAACGAGATGGCCGTCGGTGAGGTGATCCTCCTCCACGTCGTCGATGAGGGCATCGTCGAGGAGCTGATGAACGGCTACTCCATGCTGTACGACGACGTGGGAGTTGAGCTAAACGCCGTTGAAAAGGAGCTTAAGGCGAAGGCCCTAAAGAAGCTCCAGGAGAGGGTGGATCGGGTTAAGAAGGCCTTCGGGACCGAGAGGGTGAAGCCGGTCGTCAGGTTCGGCTTCCCCTGGGAGGAGATAGTCAAAGTCGCCGAGGAAGAAGACGTCTCGCTCATAGTACTGCCCAGCCACGGCAAGATGGGCTTCTCCCGCGAGCTCTTCGGTTCAACGGCCATGCGCGTCCTGAAGAAGACGAAGAGGCCCGTTCTCATGATAAAGACCCACGAGGAGGGATGAGGATGAACTGGTTAAAGCTCAAGGAGCACCTGGATAAATACCTGCCCGTTTACGTCACGCTCGCCATGATGGCGGGCTTCTACGTTGGAACCCACGCGAACCTCAAGCCATACCACAGCACGCTCAAGACCCTCAACATGCTCGTCGTCATCAGCATGATTTATCCCATGATGATCAACCTCCGCCTCGGCGAACTGAAGAACAGCGCGAAGCTCGGGAAGCAGCTGGTCATAGCGCTCACGATGGGGCTGGTTATCTCCCCGCTCATCATGTACGGTGCAATATGGCTCACTGAACTCTTCCATCCCATCAACCACCAGCTGGCACTCGGCCTGCTCCTCGCTGTGGTGGTCCCGTGCTCCTCGATGAGCATAGCCTACACGGGCTTCACGAAGGGGAACCTTGAGCTGGCAACAATAGTTGTCGCCCTCAGCTTCACCCTGGCAATAGTCACCGTTCCCGCTTGGCTCAAGGTCTTCGCCTCCAGCTACCACGTGGGCATCTCGGTCTGGCTCCTCGTCAAGACAATCCTCATAGTCGTCATAACGCCCATGATCCTCGGCGTCCTCACGAGGTGGTACCTCCTCAACAAGCTCGGAGCGGAGGGCTTCCTCAGGATAAAGCCGGCATTTCCAGCTATCTCACTCCTCGGCATGTACACCATCGTTTTCCTCATCTTCATGGAGAAGGCGAAGCTCATAGCCAGCAAGCCGAGCATCGTGGGAATAGCCCTAGTCCCACTCGTGCTCTACTACTCGACAGCCCTCCTCTTCATGACGTTCTTTGACAGGGCCGTTGGGGTTCCTTACAAGGACCACATGGCGGTGACCTTCACCTCAGTCGGAAAGAACGAGGGAACGGCGATGGCGATAGCCCTCGCGGCGGGGACGGGCCTGATGGCGATAGCACCCGCAATAACCCCAATAGTCCAGATACCGTTCCTCGTCGGCTACGTTAAAGCCTGGAGAAAGGTTGCGGGGCTGTGGAAGTGCAGGCTTCTGAGGGAGGAAGAGACGGAAGCCCTCTCCTGACACTCTTTTTTACAATCTCGCTGTTCTGATGGAACCGTAACTGAAGTGAATTGAAAGAAAAAGAGCGGACAGTTCGTTCAGAGCCTCCTCCCTACCTCATAGCCTTCCTTCACGGCGCTGGCGATGTTCCTGACAGACTTCGCGTCGCCTATTATGTGGTACTCAACGCCGTCTATGACGAATGGTACGTGGGGCCTCATGCCGAAGGCTCCGACGATAACGTCGCACTCGATCATCTCTTTTTCTCCCGTCTCGGTGTTCTCCACTATCGCGTAGCCCTCGCCGGCGCTCACAAAGCGCCTGTTGACGATTATCGGGATGCCTCTCTCCTCCAGCTCCCTGAGGAGGTAGCCGCGCGTGATCCTCTCCACGTTCGGCAGAACCGCCGGACTGCGCTTGATTATTTTTATCCTGTTGTTGAACTGCGCTAGGTAGATGGCCGTCTCGACGCCGACCAGACCGCCGCCACCGATGAGGACGCTCTTGTTCTCGACCTTGACTTCCCCGGTGAGGATCTTATCAAAGGGTGTTATCAACCCGCGCTCCCCGCTGCACGGGAGGAACGGCTTCGCTCCGGTGGCTATAACGACCGCGTCAGGTTTCACGGCCAGGATGTCTTCCTTGGTGGCCGCGCCCTCATGCAGGTGGACGTTCGGGAGCTCCGCCAGGACGTTCCGGTAGTACTCTATGAGCCAGCCTATCTTCTCCTTCCCCGGCGGAACTTTCGCAAGGACGAGCTGGCCGCCGAAGGTCTCGTAGAACAGGTGAACCTCGTGGCCCCTCAGCGCCGCGACCCTGGCCGCTTCCAGGCCGCCGGGTCCGGCGCCAACGATGGCAATCCTCTTCCTTGCCTCTGCCTTGGGTATGTCCTCCTCGTTGCCCACGTTGGCGTTCGCGCCGCACCTTATCGGCCCCTTCTCGTCGTGGACTGCCTTGATGCACTCGCTGCAGCCGATGCATCTCCTTATCAGGTGCTCCTTCCCCTCGGCGACTTTCTTCACCCAGTCGGGGTCGGCTATGAGAGTCCTTCCGAGGACTACCAGGTCGGCCTGAGTCTCAAGAACCCTCTCGGCAACGGCCGGCTCCCTTATCATTCCCACCGCCGCAACCGGGACGGGCAGGGGTCTTATCTTCTCCGCGAGGTAGGCGCGCCAAGCCTGCGGGTAGTGCATCGGCTCAAGGCGCTTCTCCTTCGGGCCGAGGCCGATATCCGCCTGTATCATGTCGTAGCCGGCCTTTGCCAGCTCCATGGCTATCTCCCTTCCCATCGTGAGGTTTATTCCGCCCTCGAGGAAATCGTCAACGGCCAGTCTTATCGTCACCGGAAAGTCCCGGCCGCACTCCTCGGCTATCCTCTTCCTGACGACCTTGGCGAAGCGCGTCCTCTGCCCCCACTCGTCGTCTCGGTGGTTCGTCAGCGGTGAGAGGAACTGGTTCACGAGGAGCCCGTGTGCGCCCTGTATCTCCACCATGTCAAAACCAGCTTCCATCGCCAGCCTCGCTGAGTATGCGAACTTCTCGATCAGCTCCTCTATCTTCTCGGGGGAGAGGTAATCAACGCCGTCCTTCTTCCAGCCCTCGTGGGCAAGCTCTATGGAGAGCTTAACACCCTCGTACTTGTGAACCTCGAAGGCCAGCCACTCCCAGTCCTTAAGGACGGCCTTCGAGTCTATCCTCGGCTGGAAGGGCATGTGCTTGCCTTCGGGGAAGTCTATCGAGGTGTTCTCGACTATTATGAGTCCAACGCCACCCCTGGCGCGTCTCTCGTAGTGCTTGACGAACCTCTCCGTCAGCCTGCCGTTCTCCAGTGCGAAGTTCGTTGATATTGGCGGGAACACTGCCCTGTTCATGAGTTCAACTTTTCCAATGTTTATCGGCTCAAAGAGCTTAGGGTAATCTTCTTTCATTCGGGTCACCTAAGGGCGGTTCGAGGAGGGATATATAAAGTTTTGTTCAGTTGAGGTCGGGTTTATATGAGAGGTTTTGATGAGTTGGTCTGCGCACAGAACAAAGAGGGGGTGTGTCGGGGAACTTAGGTATCTCTGACTACCTCCACCTCTCCCCTTATCTTCTCTGCACCGACGGTGTTGAAAACGGTGCCGTACTTCTCTGCAAGCTCCTTAACACGCATTATCTTTTTCTCGGGTTCGTTTGTGAGGATGGTAATCTTGTAAGTTATCTCCTTCAATTGGGGTTCGTCAAGCCCGCGCCAGCCCCTGACCTCGACCTCAAAGCCCTTCACGTCGAGGCGCATCTTTTTGATGAGCCTGCCCCAGTTGACGGTTAAACAGCCTCCGATCGCTGCTAATAGGTACTCCGTCGGATTTGGGCCGGCGTTGTGGCCGTCGGTGTTCGTGTCTATCCTGAAAGTGAATTCCCTCACCTCCGCGGTGCTCCCCACGTTGCCGTCCCACTCAAGCTCCGCCCTGTACTCGAGCCTCTCCATAACACCACCTGAAATGAAATTGCTTTCACAGGTTTTAATAGGTTTTCCGGGAACAGAATAGGGGACAACTGTATGCGCCCGGAGAATAGAATTAAAAGGGTTGATATCTACCGGTAGGCAGTGATGTCGATGCTGCTTGGGGTTCCAACTTCAAAGGGTGGTCTTGACGATAAAATCCATGAAAGCCTTGTCCGGGCCGAGACGTTCACACTGGTGGAGCTTGAGAACGGCGAAATAAAAGACGTGGAGGTCGTTGGGAACCCTTACAAGAGCGAACCCTACGGGGCTGGCTCTAAGGTGGCCCTATTCCTTGTCAACCTCGGCGTGAAAGTTCTTGTGACCCGTGTTGACTGTCCGAAAGGGAAAATGATTCTCGATTCTGCGGGGGTCAAGGTTATGAAAATTGAGGGAGAACTTACCGTTAGAGAGGTAATCCAAAAGATGTTGAGGGGTTAAAATAATTGAAAAGAGTCAGAGCTCAGCCTCTCCAAGGAACTCCAGCAGGTCTATCTGCCTCTGGTCGGTTACCTTCTCAAGGTACTTGCTCACCTCTTCCTCGGATATCTTGCCGTCCTTGTAGAGGGCTATCGCCTTCACCGCCTCAAAGAAGTCGGCCATGTCGGGGAACGCGTTTGTGAACATGTCCACGTTGAGGTAGACCGTCTCGAAGTCGTCCTCCAGGAAGAGCTGCCAGAGGACGTCCATTAGCGAGCCGAAGGCTACCTCCTCGTAGTCGGTTCCCTTCGCGTGGATCATGGCGTAGAGACACTCCTGTAAAGCGGCATCGTAGTTCTCGTCCTCCTCGAATATCTCCTCGAAGCTGAGGTGAACCTCGACGAGGAGGTCGCTCTTGCCCTGAACCTTCGGGAGCAGGCCGGCGAGCAGGGCCTTGGCCTCGTAGCTCTCGCCGCTCTCGAAGAGGACGTAGGCCCTGTGTATCTTAATCCTCAGGAGCTGCTCCTCGTTTCCAAGCTCCTCGTATATCTCTATCGCCTTGTCCATCAGCTCCAGCGCCTTGTCGTATTCCTGGAGTTCCTCGTGGATGAGCGCCATGCTGTAGTAGACCTTCGCCACGTTCTCCACGTTACCCTTCGCGGTCTCTTCCTCGAGGAGGGTTCTGTAAAGCTCAAGGCTCTTATCCAGCTCTCCAATGAGGTAGTAGAGGTCCGCCAGCTCGAACTTGGCCTCAAAGGTGTCTTTCTCCTCCGCGAGCTTCTCGAACTCACCCAGCTTGTCGATCTCGAGGAGTTCATGGAAGTAGTAAACGGTGAGCTTGTAAAGTTCGAAGTCCTCACACTCAATGGCGAGCTTTTCGGCCTTTTCGAGGACGTCTTTAAGCTCCTCGTCGCCAAGCTCGTCAATCCTGTGGTACAGAAGGTTTTCAACCTTTTTGCAATCCTGTTCTTCGATGGCCTCAAGAATCTCCTTCATATCAGAACACCTCAGAATAATTAGTTCCGATGGACTATTTAACGCTTTGGCCGGATGCCTGAAAAATGTAAAGGGAAGGCTCAGCGCCTTCTAAAGAGCGCCACCAGCAGTGCGGCAATGACTATTATTCCCGGCCCGCAGGTTCCTCCAGATTCCGTTGGGGAAGGCTGGGTGCTCGATGGGGTCGTTTCCTGAGCGCTTGGGCCGGTGGTTGTCGGGGACGTTGTTGACGGAGTGCCCGTTTCCGTTTGGGTTGGGGAGGGTGTTGATGACGTCGTGCCCGTCTCACTCTGTGTCTCTGTGGTTGTCGTGGATGTTGTGGTAGCTTCTCCCTCGGCCACCGTAATCGTAACCCTCTTCACGTCCTCGGCTCCGCCGTCGTCCCTTACCGTCAACGTTACCGTGTAGTTGCCGGCTTCCGTGAAAACATGAACTGGCTCTGCATCGTTAGATGTCGAGCCGTCCCCAAAGTCCCAGCTCCAGCTCACGATGTTCCCGTCCCTGTCGGTGGACTTATCGGCGAAGCTCACCTCTTCGCCCGCCTTCGGCTCCTTGGGCAGGAAGGTAAAGTCCGCGGTTGGGAGGTAGTTCCTCGGCTCGACCTTTATCTCCTTGGTGTAGCTTCCCCTCAGCCCGCTCTCGTCCTCGACAGTGAGCATCACCGTGTATGTTCCGGGTGTTGCGTAGGAATGCTTGGGGTTCCTCTCGTCCGAGAAGGTTCCGTCGCCGAAGTTCCAGCTCCAGCCTGCAACGCTCCCATCTGGGTCGCTTGAGCTGTCGATGAAGCTAACATCATCTCCGGCCTTTATCTCTGAGGGGGAGTAGCTGAAGAGGGCGTTGGGCTTTTCGTTGTGCTGGACGTTTATGGTGGCACTGCAGCTCGCGTTCGCGTTCCATGGGTCGTAGACGATGAGGTTAACGTGGTAGGTTCCCTCGGAGGTGTAGGTGTGTTCCACAGTGCTTGCGTTCCCCTCCCCGGTTATGCCGTCGCCGAAGTCTATCTCCCATCTCAAACTGCCGTTCTCCGGGTCGTTGAGGTTCAGGTTTAGGGTCGTACTGAGGGGTCTCTTTCCAGAGCTCGGTGTCGCCACTATTGAGCACTCAGGCGGCTTGTTCATCAGCTTCAGAACGTTGAGGTTCAGCTTGAGAAAGCCGATGTTTATGAAAATCGGGCTCTGGTTCCTCTGTTCATAGTACTTCCCCTTGCTCGGCACGTAGAAGTCCAGAACGAGGTGTCCGTCCTCGCTGTCCCTGTAGATGACCCCGGTAGCGTTGTACCACTTGTCCTTGTCATCTATCCTGTTGTTGTACTTCACGAGGACGCTGGTTTCGTTCGAGAAGCTCATCTTGTGGGTTGTTACGCTGGTGTGGCCATAGTCTCCCTGGAAATCTATCGACACCGATCCCGTACCAAAACTTATGTCCTCCTTGAGGCCCAGGGAAACCCCGAAGCTTATGGTGTTCTTCTCCTTCGTCCAGTGAAGCTCTTTTGTGTAGAGTTCGTAGGAGCTTCCAATATTTCCGGCCTCCATCGTGAAGGTTCCAAGGACGTTGTTGATGTCATAGTTTTTCAGCTCCGTCGGTCTCGTGGGGTACGTGTTTAGATCCCCAATCTCGTGGAGGTTTGAGTTGTAGCTGGAGAAGTGGACGTTGGGCCTGCTCTTTGGAACCGTGACGAGTATGTACTGCTGTTCACCGTTTACCACCGCCAACTCCGGCGGGCTTATGATGGGGAATTCGTAAACATCGTAGTCCGTGCTGACGGTGAGCGCGCCATCCGCCATGTCGGAGGTCATCTCATATTTTATGGTGGTCATGTATTCGTCTCCATGTTCTCTCTCGAACTTTGCCCCGAGGCGGGCCTTGAGTGATACCTCGCTCTTAATGCCGATGTTGCCTATTTTGCCACCCGTCTTGTACTTAAGTCCCAGCGAGACCTTTACATCGTCCACGGCCTTAACGCTGGCCACGTAGGTGGTGCTCTGCTTCGAGGTGTACTTAGCGTAGAATTTTCCGGTCTCGTTTATGACGTCGTAGTCCACTGGTGGGGAGTTTATGACGGCTATCACGCTGTTAACTACGTTCATCGTTCCTTTCCTTGGCGGCCCGACAACTATGGAGTCGCCGTTCATATCCC
This window of the Thermococcus siculi genome carries:
- a CDS encoding universal stress protein, which codes for MFRKILFPTDFSEGACRAVEKFEKSNEMAVGEVILLHVVDEGIVEELMNGYSMLYDDVGVELNAVEKELKAKALKKLQERVDRVKKAFGTERVKPVVRFGFPWEEIVKVAEEEDVSLIVLPSHGKMGFSRELFGSTAMRVLKKTKRPVLMIKTHEEG
- a CDS encoding OsmC family protein — encoded protein: MERLEYRAELEWDGNVGSTAEVREFTFRIDTNTDGHNAGPNPTEYLLAAIGGCLTVNWGRLIKKMRLDVKGFEVEVRGWRGLDEPQLKEITYKITILTNEPEKKIMRVKELAEKYGTVFNTVGAEKIRGEVEVVRDT
- a CDS encoding tetratricopeptide repeat protein translates to MKEILEAIEEQDCKKVENLLYHRIDELGDEELKDVLEKAEKLAIECEDFELYKLTVYYFHELLEIDKLGEFEKLAEEKDTFEAKFELADLYYLIGELDKSLELYRTLLEEETAKGNVENVAKVYYSMALIHEELQEYDKALELMDKAIEIYEELGNEEQLLRIKIHRAYVLFESGESYEAKALLAGLLPKVQGKSDLLVEVHLSFEEIFEEDENYDAALQECLYAMIHAKGTDYEEVAFGSLMDVLWQLFLEDDFETVYLNVDMFTNAFPDMADFFEAVKAIALYKDGKISEEEVSKYLEKVTDQRQIDLLEFLGEAEL
- a CDS encoding arsenic resistance protein, whose translation is MNWLKLKEHLDKYLPVYVTLAMMAGFYVGTHANLKPYHSTLKTLNMLVVISMIYPMMINLRLGELKNSAKLGKQLVIALTMGLVISPLIMYGAIWLTELFHPINHQLALGLLLAVVVPCSSMSIAYTGFTKGNLELATIVVALSFTLAIVTVPAWLKVFASSYHVGISVWLLVKTILIVVITPMILGVLTRWYLLNKLGAEGFLRIKPAFPAISLLGMYTIVFLIFMEKAKLIASKPSIVGIALVPLVLYYSTALLFMTFFDRAVGVPYKDHMAVTFTSVGKNEGTAMAIALAAGTGLMAIAPAITPIVQIPFLVGYVKAWRKVAGLWKCRLLREEETEALS
- a CDS encoding NifB/NifX family molybdenum-iron cluster-binding protein gives rise to the protein MSMLLGVPTSKGGLDDKIHESLVRAETFTLVELENGEIKDVEVVGNPYKSEPYGAGSKVALFLVNLGVKVLVTRVDCPKGKMILDSAGVKVMKIEGELTVREVIQKMLRG
- a CDS encoding arsenic resistance protein produces the protein MVEMDVVEFMKEKMVYIVFTLIFASTYAGVYHRDLFLSLKGTLPVALFMMLFQPMVFMEVKRAFTARTEVKTKYLILLTLFYLALFPALTWLLLKFWLAVMPGTDPRLLAGIVLISLSPLPSSAPAFTNLAGGRFQLTLVGVIWTFLLSLFVMPVYAKLILHAVIQVPVDVLLKSLVLYIITPLIIGQLTKYAVLRWKGVDALMFLKKPLVGVSLLGMYWMVVVVFGINGKVIVERPELILVGAIIMNVYFLLRAAIAYFSGKALSFPFEQNVSLVYSTGSNMTLATAIAIGTFGSLAAVGTALGGPFSDMLLMILFVRFFNLLKKRIYVETNIPAGEET
- a CDS encoding putative zinc-binding protein, whose amino-acid sequence is MTDPEVCLITCGESLSELIAVEALKELGDAAVLCPLTAITRGVPEVIERMKAARYVVLIDSCSLRCAKKTADELGIHYDEYINLEEELNIKTPCYENPSVEAVDDIGLGATHLVERIGELLSD
- a CDS encoding PKD domain-containing protein → MRRTSILLVFLFMSIALLTTGVPRAMAQEADLLDGSAGMVISDGEIIIGDRADYFWIYENETDPHYLFRFHTGYEKWDELTAGDVNGDGKAEIIQGDRSTDKIYIYDMYGNELGKHDVNFEAGDDLACGDLNGDGKDEIIHADRNNWIHIFDENFNLLNQFKVHDFADGDAIGAGDFDGDGVDEIVHMDSSENLLSVYDMNGNSLGTIEVESFDIQDRDEMAIGDVDLDGLDEIVIATQDLWKKGVHIFKLQKEGAQFKGNEVNSFTIQFQKGDRIVVGDTNTDGVDEIVWASQDGHVKAYDYAGNLLNGPNGLQTEFTYGAGIAIGDMNGDSIVVGPPRKGTMNVVNSVIAVINSPPVDYDVINETGKFYAKYTSKQSTTYVASVKAVDDVKVSLGLKYKTGGKIGNIGIKSEVSLKARLGAKFEREHGDEYMTTIKYEMTSDMADGALTVSTDYDVYEFPIISPPELAVVNGEQQYILVTVPKSRPNVHFSSYNSNLHEIGDLNTYPTRPTELKNYDINNVLGTFTMEAGNIGSSYELYTKELHWTKEKNTISFGVSLGLKEDISFGTGSVSIDFQGDYGHTSVTTHKMSFSNETSVLVKYNNRIDDKDKWYNATGVIYRDSEDGHLVLDFYVPSKGKYYEQRNQSPIFINIGFLKLNLNVLKLMNKPPECSIVATPSSGKRPLSTTLNLNLNDPENGSLRWEIDFGDGITGEGNASTVEHTYTSEGTYHVNLIVYDPWNANASCSATINVQHNEKPNALFSYSPSEIKAGDDVSFIDSSSDPDGSVAGWSWNFGDGTFSDERNPKHSYATPGTYTVMLTVEDESGLRGSYTKEIKVEPRNYLPTADFTFLPKEPKAGEEVSFADKSTDRDGNIVSWSWDFGDGSTSNDAEPVHVFTEAGNYTVTLTVRDDGGAEDVKRVTITVAEGEATTTSTTTTETQSETGTTSSTPSPTQTETGTPSTTSPTTTGPSAQETTPSSTQPSPTESGGTCGPGIIVIAALLVALFRRR
- a CDS encoding oxidoreductase, which produces MKEDYPKLFEPINIGKVELMNRAVFPPISTNFALENGRLTERFVKHYERRARGGVGLIIVENTSIDFPEGKHMPFQPRIDSKAVLKDWEWLAFEVHKYEGVKLSIELAHEGWKKDGVDYLSPEKIEELIEKFAYSARLAMEAGFDMVEIQGAHGLLVNQFLSPLTNHRDDEWGQRTRFAKVVRKRIAEECGRDFPVTIRLAVDDFLEGGINLTMGREIAMELAKAGYDMIQADIGLGPKEKRLEPMHYPQAWRAYLAEKIRPLPVPVAAVGMIREPAVAERVLETQADLVVLGRTLIADPDWVKKVAEGKEHLIRRCIGCSECIKAVHDEKGPIRCGANANVGNEEDIPKAEARKRIAIVGAGPGGLEAARVAALRGHEVHLFYETFGGQLVLAKVPPGKEKIGWLIEYYRNVLAELPNVHLHEGAATKEDILAVKPDAVVIATGAKPFLPCSGERGLITPFDKILTGEVKVENKSVLIGGGGLVGVETAIYLAQFNNRIKIIKRSPAVLPNVERITRGYLLRELEERGIPIIVNRRFVSAGEGYAIVENTETGEKEMIECDVIVGAFGMRPHVPFVIDGVEYHIIGDAKSVRNIASAVKEGYEVGRRL